The Halorussus gelatinilyticus genome contains the following window.
ACGAGGATGCGAGCGGTTCGTTCGCCGACGAGGAGGAATGGCGCGAGACGACGACGATCCCGTCGCTCGACCCCGACCGGAGCGAGGGTCCCGACGGCGCGGCCGGCGAATCGGCCGCGGGCGCGTCCGGCGAGGCGAGTTCGAGGGCAGACCGACCGAGCGCGAAGTCGGCCCCGGAGTCCCGGAGCGACGACCGGGCGACCACCGACCGAGCGTCGCGCGGTCGGTCTACCGAACGGTCTCGGTCGGGCGCGGCCGAGTCCGAGCAGTCCCGGTCGGGCGCGGCCGGGCAGTCGGCGAACGCGTCCGAGACCGGCGGTGCGTCGAGCGGGACGACTAGTGGCAATGGCGCGACCGGGACGGGTGGGACGGCCGGAACCGGTGGAACGAGCGGGCCGAGCGCCACGGGAGGCTCCCAAGCGTCCGGGTCCGGCGACGTCGGCGAGCGAGCCAAAGAACGCATCCAGAAGCTCCGGTCACAGCTCAAGCAGCGCAAACAGCAGGTCGAGCAGTTGAAGAGCCGACTCTCTGACGTGGAGTCCGAGCGCAACGAGTACAAGCGCGAGCGCGACGCGCTCCGCCAAGAGGTCGAGCGACTCGAAGCCAAACTCGAGAGCGCCGGGTCGGGCGCGAGCGGGAGCGCGAAGCGACAACTCGACCGCGCGCAGGCGTTCGACGGGACCAACCTCTTCGTGCGCTACGAGTCGAAGGGGAAGGCGACGCTGGACGAGGCGGCGGAGGGGAAGGTCGAAGCGAGCGACGTGAACGCGAACCTCCGACTCGAACACCACACCCAGTTCGAGGCCGAGGACGTGGAGGTGGCGGGCGAGTCCTTCGAGTCGTTCCTCACCGACTCCTTCGAGTACCGGTTCGTCTCGTGGATAATCGAGGAACTGCTCTACGAGGTTCGAGACACCGGCCACCGCACCAGTCTGAAGGACCTCTACGAGTCGATTCCGAAGATAGACCGCGTGGACCTCCACGGGTCGGTGAGCGCGGGGAGCGGCGACGACGACACCCGACAGGAGTCGTTCGACATCATCATGCGCGACCGGATGGGCAACCCGCTCGTGGTCGCGGACCTCAACGACTCGCGGGACCCCACGACCGGCGAGATGATGGGGTCGCTCGTGGATGCCGCCTCGGGCGTCGCGGGGACCCACGACGAGCTATCGGGGGCGTTCCAAGTCACCGAGAGCTTCTTCGAACCCGAGGCACTGGAGACTACGGAGTCGGCTACCTCCGGCGGGTTCCTGAGCCGGGAAAAGAGAGAGAGCTTCGTGAAACTCTCCCGAAAGCGGGGATACCACCTCTGTCTCGTGGAGTCACGGAGCGGTGGCTTCCACCTGAACGTGCCGGAACTCTAGTTTTCGGCTTCCGCGGCTTCGCTGATCTTCATGTCGTCGAGCTTGCTACCGATTTCGTCGATCTTG
Protein-coding sequences here:
- a CDS encoding DUF7527 domain-containing protein; the protein is METRTVEQVKSWNTRSFADGYAGLRELSDGEFSGAVRAGGAWLFMLNGRIIGVYEGSLDDFEDADGTAYAAPHPSLPLLFSMQERGGETQAKYYTNKTPLSEVDSTLTSGNFTGYIELSENVLSGDYYVAYYGGRSMSVAFVGASEQVVTGEDAFERANDEVGIYEVRDVSIDVTDVPEPEEPGPEEPEPEEPGAAGGASGGNDASDAGASGVGAGASSSDSSAGAGGTTSNDVPNGAANDASPDDAAGGAGGTTSGRAAETQSAASHVEAAEPSAETDQSRTAGADPDSEPARSDVETETTDRATRATDASVRATETDAGTQTEADASAHTDANTPSDAGEREGANGPATADGRPNASRSPSASTPGEDSSRVASDASTESTAESADESDEDASGSFADEEEWRETTTIPSLDPDRSEGPDGAAGESAAGASGEASSRADRPSAKSAPESRSDDRATTDRASRGRSTERSRSGAAESEQSRSGAAGQSANASETGGASSGTTSGNGATGTGGTAGTGGTSGPSATGGSQASGSGDVGERAKERIQKLRSQLKQRKQQVEQLKSRLSDVESERNEYKRERDALRQEVERLEAKLESAGSGASGSAKRQLDRAQAFDGTNLFVRYESKGKATLDEAAEGKVEASDVNANLRLEHHTQFEAEDVEVAGESFESFLTDSFEYRFVSWIIEELLYEVRDTGHRTSLKDLYESIPKIDRVDLHGSVSAGSGDDDTRQESFDIIMRDRMGNPLVVADLNDSRDPTTGEMMGSLVDAASGVAGTHDELSGAFQVTESFFEPEALETTESATSGGFLSREKRESFVKLSRKRGYHLCLVESRSGGFHLNVPEL